In one Arachis duranensis cultivar V14167 chromosome 9, aradu.V14167.gnm2.J7QH, whole genome shotgun sequence genomic region, the following are encoded:
- the LOC107463706 gene encoding exocyst complex component EXO70A1, whose protein sequence is MEGKQNLDAARKCLLASLETSSAIGSALDESGSRLELLRQRCQSLQTSFRPISMQKCSFIDVGNGIDSVLCSAATVLKVFEFVQHLENSLLTDAGSDLCSYVSDAKKLEEALKLLTDNCTLAIGWLQGVLDFLQDKAITNEFYLFQVKKSLRILRELQAVEEGARVNGGFLSAALDNLETEFQRLLMANSMPIPLVSLGSHVATQALPGSVMGKLQAIIERLNANSRLDKCKSIYVEVRGRNAQRTLNTLDLSYLEIPTAKFEDVREIASYIDQWGIDLELVVKNVLDAEYMLSCRVFEKIGREASAECFARIAIRSGILSFILFGRNVSESRNDPYKLLNLLDIFSVLDDLRLKFNQLFGGKACEEIRIATKDLVNKVVNGACEIFWQLPAQVKLQRPSSPPRDGGVPRLVSFVTDYCNQLLNDTYLPHLKKVLEIHLSWRNETYEEGIVFTQIYDTIKEVAVNLDSWSKAYEDITLSYIFMMNNHCHFYNLRGTMLGDMMGDTWLGAHEQYKDYYAALYLRNSWGKLLSIIVQKDLLSSSLSSQDLGKRLHAFNVAFDERYKKESSWTICDEALRKNICKHLVECIVPIYKAYVKNYNLSIENEGMVAKHIKYTAESLENKIWSMFQPKLKKNGSVKHADWTSKIKQVSKSFRFTLAAK, encoded by the coding sequence ATGGAAGGAAAGCAGAACCTCGATGCTGCAAGAAAGTGCTTGCTAGCTAGCTTGGAAACATCAAGTGCTATTGGTTCTGCATTAGATGAGTCTGGATCAAGATTGGAGCTTCTTCGCCAGCGATGTCAATCCCTGCAAACTTCATTCAGACCAATCTCCATGCAGAAATGCTCGTTCATCGACGTTGGCAATGGTATAGATAGTGTTCTATGTTCTGCTGCTACTGTCCTCAAGGTGTTTGAATTTGTGCAGCATTTGGAGAATTCTCTATTGACAGACGCTGGTTCCGATCTATGCTCTTACGTCTCAGATGCCAAGAAGCTTGAAGAAGCCTTGAAGCTTCTCACTGATAATTGCACGTTAGCAATTGGCTGGTTGCAGGGTGTTCTTGACTTCTTACAAGACAAAGCGATCACCAATGAGTTTTACCTCTTTCAGGTGAAGAAATCCTTGAGGATACTGCGAGAATTGCAAGCCGTGGAAGAGGGAGCTCGCGTCAATGGAGGTTTTCTCAGCGCAGCCTTAGACAATCTAGAGACCGAGTTCCAAAGACTTCTGATGGCAAACTCAATGCCCATTCCTTTGGTTTCGTTAGGATCACACGTCGCAACACAAGCTTTGCCAGGTTCTGTTATGGGGAAGTTGCAGGCCATCATTGAGAGGTTAAATGCAAACAGCAGGCTAGACAAGTGTAAATCTATATATGTTGAAGTTCGAGGGAGGAATGCTCAAAGAACTTTGAACACTTTAGACTTGAGCTACCTTGAGATTCCAACAGCTAAATTTGAGGATGTCAGGGAAATAGCGAGTTACATAGACCAATGGGGCATTGATTTGGAGTTGGTTGTCAAGAACGTGCTTGATGCTGAGTACATGCTATCTTGCCGTGTCTTTGAGAAGATTGGTCGAGAAGCATCAGCCGAGTGTTTTGCCAGGATCGCCATCAGATCAGGAATTCTTTCTTTCATTCTATTTGGAAGGAATGTTTCGGAGAGTAGAAACGATCCCTACAAGTTGTTGAACCTGCTGGACATATTCAGTGTGTTAGATGATCTTAGACTAAAATTCAACCAACTTTTTGGGGGGAAGGCCTGTGAAGAAATTAGAATCGCGACAAAGGATCTTGTCAACAAAGTTGTTAATGGTGCCTGTGAGATATTCTGGCAACTTCCGGCGCAAGTGAAGCTGCAAAGGCCAAGTTCTCCTCCCCGAGATGGCGGTGTCCCTAGGCTGGTAAGCTTTGTAACTGATTACTGCAATCAGCTGCTTAATGATACATATCTACCACATTTGAAAAAGGTCCTAGAAATTCATCTTAGTTGGAGAAATGAAACATATGAAGAGGGTATTGTTTTCACACAAATATATGATACAATCAAGGAAGTTGCAGTTAATCTTGATTCTTGGTCAAAGGCCTATGAAGATATCACATTGTCCTACATTTTCATGATGAATAATCATTGCCATTTCTACAATTTGAGGGGTACCATGCTTGGGGATATGATGGGAGATACTTGGTTAGGAGCACATGAACAATACAAGGACTATTATGCAGCACTTTATTTGAGGAATAGCTGGGGAAAGCTTCTATCAATTATTGTTCAAAAAGACTTACTTTCATCCTCATTGAGTAGCCAAGATTTGGGAAAGAGATTGCATGCTTTCAATGTAGCTTTTGATGAGAGGTACAAGAAGGAATCTAGTTGGACAATTTGTGATGAGGCCTTGAGGAAAAACATATGCAAGCATTTGGTGGAATGTATTGTACCAATCTATAAGGCCTATGTGAAGAATTACAACTTGTCAATCGAGAATGAAGGTATGGTTGCAAAGCATATCAAATATACAGCAGAGAGTTTGGAGAATAAGATTTGGTCTATGTTTCAGCCAAAGCTGAAGAAGAATGGGAGTGTCAAGCATGCAGATTGGACTAGTAAAATAAAACAAGTTAGCAAAAGTTTTCGCTTCACTCTAGCTGCTAAGTAG
- the LOC107463691 gene encoding glutamyl-tRNA reductase-binding protein, chloroplastic (The sequence of the model RefSeq protein was modified relative to this genomic sequence to represent the inferred CDS: added 20 bases not found in genome assembly) — protein sequence MLLHSSVPFTPNSKTNRTHFHFSNFSSFKPPKCSLSAVSEAPHFELSTHSNKKPFPAEVSRTIMELATVGTLSALTNEGHEGSSSPLAIGVRFTVDPHEGTPFFFLNPTFPFSPQTPSSLHVQLNQSGLRTPQCTLQGTLTKPQDTSATKRLVSLWGKRFGEEVDQDLMYIVAVDRVLQLEDFQEDGEWISSLDYKNAQPDPLRQFAEKLVSEINTNNMEDIIRFCNVYVDLDFQVLEAKMIWVDRLGFDMRLLSTQKGIFEVRIPFPGEVTDEKGAKSTFNCMSQLAWEVERNFQPLDFEKVKQLKHIKS from the exons TCCCTTCACACCCAATTCGAAGACCAACAGAACCCACTTCCATTTCAGCAACTTCTCTTCCTTTAAGCCTCCAAAATGCTCCCTTTCCGCGGTTTCAGAAGCACCCCATTTCGAATTGAGCACTCACAGCAACAAGAAGCCCTTCCCCGCAGAGGTTTCTAGAACCATCATGGAGCTTGCCACTGTGGGAACCCTCTCTGCTTTGACCAATGAGGGTCATGAGGGTTCTTCTTCCCCTTTGGCCATTGGCGTCAGGTTCACCGTTGACCCTCATGAAGgcacccctttcttcttcttgaatcccACTTTTCCCTTCTCTCCTCAAACCCCTTCTTCCCTCCATGTTCAG TTGAACCAGTCTGGGTTGCGCACTCCTCAGTGTACACTTCAAGGCACCCTCACCAAACCACAAGATACGAGTGCAACCAAG CGCCTTGTTTCATTGTGGGGGAAGAGGTTCGGAGAAGAAGTGGATCAAGATCTTATGTACATTGTTGCTGTAGATAGGGTTCTTCAGTTGGAAGACTTTCAAGAG GATGGGGAATGGATCAGCTCTTTAGATTACAAAAACGCTCAACCTGATCCTCTACGACAGTTTGCAGAAAAGTTAGTCAGTGAGATTAACACCAACAATATGGAAGACATCATTCGCTTTTGCAATGTGTATGTTGATTTGGATTTCCAG GTCTTAGAAGCAAAGATGATATGGGTTGATCGCTTGGGGTTTGACATGCGCTTGTTATCGACTCAAAAAGGCATATTCGAGGTCCGCATTCCTTTCCCTGGAGAAGTCACGGACGAAAAGGGTGCCAAGTCAACATTTAATTGTATGTCACAACTAGCTTGGGAGGTTGAAAGAAATTTCCAGCCTCTAGACTTTGAGAAGGTTAAACAATTGAAGCACATAAAGTCTTGA
- the LOC107463690 gene encoding uncharacterized protein LOC107463690 isoform X1, producing the protein MEVAASTTPTWSWWGRHSTLPSFPRKTSFLRLHPRFPNFTGLGAACGSRRSSEVNVSPWDDKPFEMLLNGKRVYFDEQDVVTFLDPPNELVPLDPSSYNPAAYLWKKIEDIPEERRHRLLLLLKPRLVSIAWQIAGSRYEDSKLVKKSASQLFANSNKDDVMLEYYNCRTTGGPMPLSWINSYRKAIFSCTDGKAYGRLIGGSILAPFADSFAPLYFALRDIKEVMPTEQPCDLAYEFGDGLFDVKEFPQGFPKPVKHPYPFNDQLVIYIRHIGPGVCIGQAWQEGTRIEQVPRKLCSEILMVKDYRSL; encoded by the exons ATGGAGGTAGCAGCATCAACAACTCCAACTTGGTCGTGGTGGGGGCGCCACTCAACTCTTCCCTCCTTTCCCCGAAAAACCAGCTTCCTCCGTCTCCATCCACGCTTTCCGAACTTCACAG GTTTGGGAGCTGCGTGTGGAAGCAGAAGAAGCAGTGAAGTGAACGTGTCCCCTTGGGATGATAAGCCCTTTGAGATGCTTCTAAATGGGAAAAGGGTTTACTTTGATGAACAGGATGTGGTCACGTTTCTTGATCCTCCTAATGAATTAGTGCCTTTGGACCCTTCTTCTTATAACCCTGCTGCTTATCTTTG GAAAAAGATTGAAGATATTCCTGAGGAAAGACGTCATCGGCTGCTGCTTCTGTTAAAACCTAG ACTTGTATCAATCGCTTGGCAGATAGCAGGTTCGCGATATGAGGATTCCAAACTTGTAAAGAAAAGTGCATCGCAGTTGTTCGCCAACTCCAACAAAGATGATGTTATGCTTGAATATTATAACTGCCGAACAACCGGAG GACCGATGCCACTTTCCTGGATAAATTCCTACAGAAAG GCTATATTTTCTTGCACTGATGGGAAGGCCTATGGACGTCTCATTG GTGGATCAATTTTGGCCCCATTTGCTGACTCTTTCGCTCCTTTGTATTTTGCACTGAGAGACATTAAGGAAGTTATGCCAACTGAGCAGCCTTGTGATTTAGCATATGAATTTGGGGATGGGCTTTTCGATGTGAAAGAATTCCCACAAGGCTTTCCAAAACCTG TTAAACATCCGTACCCTTTCAACGATCAACTTGTTATATATATCCGTCATATAGGTCCAGGGGTTTGTATAGGGCAAGCATGGCAAGAGGGAACAAGGATAGAGCAAGTGCCGAGAAAATTATGCAGCGAAATTTTAATGGTGAAGGATTACAGATCATTGTGA